A region of Streptomyces paludis DNA encodes the following proteins:
- a CDS encoding carbohydrate kinase family protein, whose amino-acid sequence MPHTFDLLVIGDANPDIVLGPLDGQLPFGQREQLVDTGLLTLGGSAAIMACGAARLGLKVALAGRTGDDEAGRFVRAALRDRGVDTSALRLDPALPTPLTVVITRADGDRTILTSPGTLATTGPDDVPEGLLTGARHVHAASYFLLPRLAAALPRLLGTARAAGATISLDTNDDPTGQWARAGLGAVLPAVDFLLPNAQEARALAHALADGPDAGAGSLAEAAGALAARGPLVVVKDGADGALLHDGRACLRTPGVPATPLDSVGAGDSFDAGFVAATLRGRSRADALELAAACGALSTRAHGGTPAQPTWDEALAAVTRNGENTS is encoded by the coding sequence ATGCCGCACACCTTCGACCTGCTCGTCATCGGCGACGCCAACCCCGACATCGTCCTCGGCCCGCTCGACGGCCAACTCCCCTTCGGACAGCGCGAACAGCTCGTCGACACCGGGCTGCTCACCCTCGGCGGCTCCGCCGCGATCATGGCGTGCGGCGCCGCCCGGCTCGGACTGAAGGTCGCCCTCGCCGGGCGGACCGGGGACGACGAGGCCGGCCGCTTCGTCCGCGCCGCCCTGCGCGACCGGGGCGTCGACACGAGCGCGCTGCGCCTCGACCCCGCCCTGCCGACCCCGCTCACCGTGGTGATCACCCGGGCAGACGGCGACCGTACGATCCTCACCTCGCCCGGCACCCTCGCCACCACCGGGCCCGACGACGTCCCCGAGGGACTGCTCACCGGCGCCCGGCATGTGCACGCCGCCTCCTACTTCCTGCTGCCCCGGCTCGCCGCCGCGCTGCCCCGGCTCCTGGGCACCGCCCGCGCCGCCGGGGCCACCATCTCGCTCGACACCAATGACGACCCCACCGGGCAGTGGGCGCGCGCCGGGCTCGGCGCCGTACTCCCGGCCGTCGACTTCCTGCTGCCCAACGCCCAGGAGGCCCGCGCGCTGGCGCACGCGCTGGCGGACGGTCCGGACGCCGGAGCCGGCTCCCTGGCGGAGGCGGCCGGCGCGCTCGCCGCGCGCGGACCGCTCGTCGTGGTCAAGGACGGTGCCGACGGCGCCCTCCTCCACGACGGCCGCGCCTGCCTCCGTACTCCCGGCGTCCCCGCCACCCCGCTGGACAGCGTCGGCGCGGGGGACAGCTTCGACGCCGGATTCGTCGCCGCGACACTGCGCGGACGGTCCCGCGCCGACGCCCTCGAACTCGCCGCCGCCTGCGGCGCGCTGTCCACCCGGGCCCACGGCGGCACCCCCGCCCAGCCCACCTGGGACGAAGCCCTCGCGGCCGTCACCCGCAACGGAGAGAACACCTCATGA
- a CDS encoding ABC transporter substrate-binding protein, which yields MAAGFRMPAVPAAPDRRSVLRGGARLALGAATAVALPGCGAGRDDGVGADGRVTVELWHGQADTGRKAIEQLVAEFNRTHPAIRVDAGGGVLSDAMLQKITAALAAGSFPDIAYVFGSDLASVARSPSVVDLTDTVRSGPVPWHDYWAPAREAVTLNGRVRAAPALLDSLAVVCNKKLFADAGLPLPRPGWTWDEFVETAGRLTDRARGTFGTGWPGVGDEDTVWRLWPMVWDLGGDVIAADGKRIGFADSGVRALETVAALTRDRSVYVDPKPGSEQMYQVFLSGRMAMVVTGPWQLPDIQEAGIGYGVVPLPSYSGRPMTISGPDTWTVFDNGAARVRAARTFVQWLTQPAQDVRWDIMAGSLPLSRSTQALPAWRAQDRGTDGLPVFTEALKSARVRPVHPAYPQISRALGQAIASVLLGRSTPERALRRCADEANSALLIPR from the coding sequence ATGGCCGCAGGATTCCGTATGCCCGCCGTGCCCGCCGCGCCCGACCGCCGCTCGGTCCTGCGCGGTGGCGCCCGGCTCGCGCTCGGCGCCGCGACCGCGGTGGCGCTGCCCGGCTGCGGCGCCGGCCGGGACGACGGTGTCGGAGCCGACGGACGTGTCACCGTCGAGCTGTGGCACGGACAGGCGGACACCGGCCGCAAGGCCATCGAGCAGCTCGTCGCCGAGTTCAACCGGACCCATCCGGCGATCCGCGTCGACGCGGGCGGCGGTGTCCTCTCCGACGCGATGCTCCAGAAGATCACCGCCGCGCTCGCCGCGGGCTCCTTCCCCGACATCGCCTATGTCTTCGGCTCGGACCTGGCCAGCGTCGCCCGCAGCCCGTCGGTGGTGGACCTCACCGACACCGTCCGCTCCGGGCCCGTCCCGTGGCACGACTACTGGGCCCCGGCCCGGGAGGCCGTCACCCTCAACGGCCGGGTACGGGCGGCCCCCGCGCTCCTCGACTCGCTCGCCGTCGTCTGCAACAAGAAGCTCTTCGCGGACGCCGGACTGCCGCTGCCCCGGCCCGGCTGGACCTGGGACGAGTTCGTGGAGACCGCCGGCCGTCTCACCGACCGGGCCCGCGGCACCTTCGGCACCGGCTGGCCCGGCGTCGGCGACGAGGACACCGTCTGGCGGCTCTGGCCGATGGTGTGGGACCTCGGCGGCGACGTGATCGCGGCGGACGGGAAACGGATCGGCTTCGCCGACAGCGGGGTCCGGGCCCTGGAGACGGTGGCCGCGCTCACCCGCGACCGGAGCGTGTACGTCGACCCCAAGCCCGGCAGCGAGCAGATGTACCAGGTCTTCCTCTCCGGCCGGATGGCGATGGTGGTCACGGGCCCCTGGCAGCTGCCCGACATCCAGGAGGCGGGGATCGGTTACGGGGTGGTCCCGCTGCCCAGTTACAGCGGCCGGCCGATGACCATCTCGGGCCCCGACACCTGGACGGTGTTCGACAACGGCGCGGCGCGGGTACGGGCCGCGCGCACCTTCGTCCAGTGGCTCACCCAGCCCGCCCAGGACGTGCGGTGGGACATCATGGCCGGCAGTCTGCCGCTGAGCCGCTCCACCCAGGCACTGCCCGCCTGGCGTGCGCAGGACCGCGGGACCGACGGGCTGCCCGTCTTCACCGAGGCGCTGAAGTCCGCCCGCGTACGTCCCGTACACCCCGCGTATCCGCAGATCTCCCGGGCGCTCGGGCAGGCCATCGCATCCGTACTGCTCGGCCGGAGCACTCCGGAACGGGCGCTGCGGCGCTGTGCCGACGAGGCCAACTCCGCCCTGCTGATTCCGCGTTGA
- the melA gene encoding alpha-glucosidase/alpha-galactosidase — protein MTRIAPATRTLRTAPVKIAFIGAGSVVFTQGLLADLFAFPELHGLHVALHDIDPERLDTALGAARRIAQQTGAAPHITVHAERRAALEGADFVINIVQVGMGASTRTDFEVPARYGLRQTIGDTLGIGGIFRALRTFPLLASLGADIAAVCPDAWLLNYTNPMAMNVQYLTRATGLTRVVGLCHSVYWTMRDLSALLNVPYEEVTYRAAGVNHQAWVLRFEHNGTDLYPRLDALVADDPQLRRRVRVDMYRRLGYYPTETSEHSAEYVPWYLHHDSEIERLRLPVGAYLGIVDENVAAYEKTRDALAAGTPLTVESTMEYAPQIVHSITTGTPRTVYGNVPNHGLIDNLPATGTVEVPCLVDALGVQPTRIGALPAQCAALNRSYLSMNELVVRAALEDDPRSVRQAAMADPATAAALPVERIWELCDDMVRAHGELLQPSLRATLGS, from the coding sequence ATGACCCGCATCGCACCGGCCACCCGCACCCTCCGCACCGCCCCCGTCAAGATCGCGTTCATCGGCGCGGGCAGTGTCGTCTTCACCCAGGGACTGCTGGCGGACCTCTTCGCCTTCCCCGAACTCCACGGCCTGCACGTGGCGTTGCACGACATCGACCCCGAACGCCTGGACACCGCCCTCGGCGCCGCCCGCCGGATCGCCCAACAGACCGGCGCCGCACCGCACATCACCGTCCACGCCGAACGGCGCGCCGCTCTCGAAGGCGCCGACTTCGTCATCAACATCGTCCAGGTGGGCATGGGCGCCTCGACCCGTACCGACTTCGAGGTGCCCGCCCGGTACGGGCTGCGCCAGACCATCGGCGACACCCTCGGTATCGGCGGCATCTTCCGCGCGCTGCGCACCTTCCCGCTGCTCGCGTCGCTCGGGGCGGACATCGCCGCCGTCTGCCCCGACGCCTGGCTGCTCAACTACACCAACCCCATGGCGATGAACGTCCAGTACCTCACCCGGGCCACCGGACTGACCCGGGTCGTGGGCCTGTGCCACTCGGTGTACTGGACCATGCGCGACCTCTCGGCGTTGCTCAACGTCCCTTACGAAGAGGTGACTTACCGCGCCGCCGGGGTCAACCACCAGGCGTGGGTCCTGCGCTTCGAGCACAACGGCACCGACCTCTACCCCCGGCTGGACGCGCTCGTCGCCGACGATCCCCAACTCCGGCGCCGGGTACGGGTCGACATGTACCGGCGGCTCGGCTACTACCCGACCGAGACGAGCGAGCACTCCGCCGAGTACGTCCCCTGGTACCTTCACCACGACAGCGAGATCGAGCGGCTGCGCCTGCCCGTCGGCGCCTATCTGGGCATCGTCGACGAGAACGTCGCCGCGTACGAGAAGACCCGCGACGCGCTCGCCGCCGGGACACCGCTCACGGTCGAGAGCACCATGGAGTACGCCCCGCAGATCGTCCACAGCATCACCACCGGGACGCCCAGGACCGTGTACGGCAATGTTCCCAACCACGGGCTCATCGACAATCTGCCCGCCACGGGTACGGTCGAAGTCCCGTGTCTGGTCGACGCGTTGGGGGTGCAGCCCACCCGGATCGGCGCGCTGCCCGCCCAGTGCGCGGCGCTCAACCGCTCCTATCTGAGCATGAACGAGCTGGTCGTACGGGCCGCGCTGGAGGACGACCCGCGCTCCGTACGGCAGGCCGCCATGGCCGACCCGGCGACCGCGGCGGCGCTGCCCGTCGAGCGCATCTGGGAGCTGTGCGACGACATGGTGCGCGCCCACGGGGAGCTGCTCCAGCCGTCGCTGCGCGCCACACTCGGCAGCTGA
- a CDS encoding carbohydrate ABC transporter permease encodes MTVTPTTRTAAAPAVMATPPAAPERARTRLPFSIWHLLLAPLALLFAVPLLWLLLSSVMSNAEINRFPPALWPSGIDLGGYRYVLGNAMFPRWFANSLVVSAVAVGSNLVLGALGGYAFARMRFAGSRVLLVSMLATMAIPFQLTMIPTFLVMKRLGLIDTLGALIVPSLVTPFAVFLFRQFFLSLPRELEEAAWIDGCSRLRVLLLIVLPLSRPALSTVAVLTFLATWNDLTWPLIAINHDTQYTLPLGLTTFQGLHHTQWSAVMAGNVITVLPVLLAFLLAQKSFIRSITSSGLKG; translated from the coding sequence ATGACGGTCACCCCGACCACCCGCACGGCGGCGGCGCCGGCCGTGATGGCGACGCCGCCCGCCGCGCCCGAACGGGCCCGTACACGGCTGCCGTTCAGCATCTGGCATCTGCTGCTCGCGCCCCTCGCGCTGCTCTTCGCCGTACCACTGCTGTGGCTGCTGCTCAGCTCCGTGATGAGCAACGCCGAGATCAACCGCTTCCCGCCGGCGCTGTGGCCCTCGGGCATCGACCTCGGCGGCTACCGGTACGTCCTCGGCAACGCCATGTTCCCGCGCTGGTTCGCCAACTCCCTCGTCGTGTCGGCCGTCGCGGTCGGCTCCAACCTGGTCCTCGGCGCGCTGGGCGGCTACGCGTTCGCCCGGATGCGGTTCGCCGGGTCGCGTGTGCTGCTCGTCTCGATGCTGGCCACGATGGCGATCCCGTTCCAGCTCACCATGATTCCCACCTTTCTGGTGATGAAGCGGCTCGGGCTCATCGACACCCTGGGCGCGCTGATCGTCCCGTCCCTCGTCACCCCCTTCGCGGTGTTCCTCTTCCGGCAGTTCTTCCTCTCCCTGCCGAGGGAGCTGGAGGAGGCCGCCTGGATCGACGGCTGTTCACGGCTGCGGGTGCTCCTGCTGATCGTGCTGCCGCTGTCACGGCCCGCGCTGAGCACCGTGGCCGTACTGACGTTCCTCGCCACCTGGAACGACCTGACCTGGCCGCTGATCGCCATCAACCACGACACGCAGTACACCCTCCCGCTCGGGCTGACGACCTTTCAGGGACTGCACCACACCCAGTGGTCGGCCGTCATGGCGGGCAATGTGATCACCGTGCTGCCGGTGCTGCTCGCCTTCCTCCTCGCGCAGAAGTCCTTCATCCGGTCCATCACCTCCAGCGGCCTCAAGGGCTGA
- the xylB gene encoding xylulokinase: MSQSPVVIGVDSSTQSTKAAFTDAATGRLLAVGRAPHRVTGDGGARETDPEVWWNALREAVGAGLKESGVDPASVTGIAVAGQQHGLVVLDGGGRPLRPALLWNDTRSAPQAAELTAALGGPDAWTARTGSVPVASMTASKWQWLRENDPAVADATAAVRLPHDFLTERLAGTAATDPGDASGTCWYSTATGEYDPELLALLGLDTDLLPPVAATGATRIGSLTAGAAAELGLPAGIAVAAGTGDNMSAAVGLGLGGAGLLDHPVLSLGTSGTVFAATRTRPGTAVLSGFAAADGTYLPLACTLNCTLAVDRVATLLRLDREDATPGGEAVLLPYLDGERTPDLPTASGLLTGLRHDTTPQQLLGAAYEGAAVTVLRALDEVLRACGLDPAAPEVAGRPLRLVGGGAQGRMWVETVRRLSGRPVIVPSGGELVALGAAALAAGAATGEDPVAVAASWKAGDGPELEPVERDLATWERVGAVLDKAAPSLLS, encoded by the coding sequence ATGTCGCAGAGCCCGGTCGTCATCGGCGTGGACAGTTCCACCCAGTCCACCAAGGCGGCCTTCACCGACGCCGCCACCGGCCGGCTGCTCGCCGTGGGCCGGGCCCCGCACCGGGTGACCGGGGACGGCGGCGCCCGCGAGACCGACCCCGAGGTGTGGTGGAACGCCCTGCGGGAGGCGGTCGGCGCCGGGCTGAAGGAGTCCGGTGTGGACCCGGCCTCGGTCACCGGGATCGCCGTCGCCGGGCAGCAGCACGGGCTGGTGGTGCTGGACGGCGGCGGCCGGCCGCTGCGCCCCGCGCTGCTCTGGAACGACACCCGCTCGGCGCCCCAGGCCGCCGAACTCACCGCGGCGCTCGGCGGCCCGGACGCCTGGACGGCACGTACGGGCTCGGTGCCGGTCGCCTCGATGACGGCCTCGAAGTGGCAGTGGCTGCGGGAGAACGACCCGGCCGTCGCGGACGCCACGGCCGCCGTCCGGCTCCCCCACGACTTTCTGACCGAGCGGCTCGCGGGCACCGCCGCCACCGACCCCGGCGACGCCTCGGGCACCTGCTGGTACTCGACGGCCACCGGGGAGTACGACCCCGAACTGCTGGCGCTGCTCGGGCTGGACACCGATCTGCTGCCGCCCGTCGCCGCGACCGGCGCCACCCGGATCGGCTCGCTCACCGCGGGCGCCGCGGCCGAGCTGGGCCTGCCGGCGGGGATCGCCGTCGCGGCGGGCACCGGCGACAACATGAGCGCCGCCGTCGGTCTGGGCCTCGGCGGCGCCGGGCTGCTGGACCACCCGGTGCTCAGCCTCGGCACCTCGGGCACGGTCTTCGCCGCGACCCGCACCCGCCCCGGCACGGCCGTGCTCTCCGGCTTCGCCGCCGCCGACGGTACGTACCTCCCGCTGGCCTGCACCCTCAACTGCACGCTCGCCGTCGACCGGGTCGCCACGCTGCTCCGGCTGGACCGCGAGGACGCCACACCGGGCGGCGAGGCCGTGCTGCTGCCGTACCTGGACGGCGAACGCACCCCCGATCTGCCGACCGCGTCCGGGCTGCTCACCGGTCTGCGCCACGACACCACGCCCCAGCAGCTGCTGGGCGCCGCCTACGAGGGCGCGGCCGTCACCGTACTGCGCGCCCTGGACGAGGTGCTGCGCGCGTGCGGGCTCGACCCGGCGGCGCCCGAGGTGGCGGGCCGGCCGCTGCGGCTGGTCGGCGGCGGCGCGCAGGGCCGGATGTGGGTCGAGACCGTACGGCGGCTGTCCGGGCGCCCGGTGATCGTCCCGTCCGGCGGCGAGCTGGTCGCCCTCGGCGCGGCGGCGCTGGCCGCGGGCGCCGCCACGGGCGAGGACCCGGTGGCCGTCGCGGCGTCCTGGAAGGCGGGCGACGGCCCCGAACTGGAGCCCGTGGAGCGGGATCTGGCGACCTGGGAGCGGGTCGGCGCGGTGCTGGACAAGGCGGCGCCGAGCCTGCTGAGCTGA
- a CDS encoding carbohydrate ABC transporter permease: protein MPRLPTPLTLPGPDRGDGAAPAPRARPRRLRALRGESATAWAFLSPSVLIILGLSVVPVAWSLLLSLRADDLVTPGRWVGLDNYRALAQDPHFAEAVRNTLLYTALYVPLSLGLGLLLALVLNRRIRLVGLYRTLIFVPFVISATAQGVLFSFILDPEFGAANSLLHQLGISPQGFLTDPGQALLVLVGISLWSGTGFCVVVYLAALQDVPATLIEAARLDGAGRWHLLRHVTLPTLTPVTVFLLLWQAINALQVFDLVYVTTKGGPLGSTTVIVYFIWEQAFKNFTAGYGAAAAYALALALLAAGGALRLVRAREDRRLEGAAR, encoded by the coding sequence ATGCCGCGTCTGCCCACTCCGCTCACGCTCCCCGGACCCGACCGGGGCGACGGTGCCGCCCCCGCGCCACGCGCCCGGCCGCGCCGCCTCCGCGCGCTGCGCGGCGAGTCCGCGACCGCGTGGGCCTTCCTCTCGCCGTCGGTGCTGATCATCCTCGGACTGAGCGTCGTCCCCGTCGCCTGGTCGCTGCTGCTGTCCCTGCGGGCGGACGACCTGGTCACCCCCGGCCGCTGGGTCGGACTCGACAACTACCGGGCGCTCGCCCAGGATCCGCACTTCGCCGAGGCCGTGCGCAACACCCTGCTCTACACGGCGCTCTACGTGCCGCTCAGCCTCGGACTCGGGCTGCTGCTCGCGCTCGTACTGAACCGGCGCATCCGGCTCGTGGGCCTCTACCGCACCCTGATCTTCGTCCCGTTCGTCATCTCGGCCACCGCCCAGGGCGTGCTGTTCTCCTTCATCCTCGACCCCGAGTTCGGCGCCGCCAACTCCCTCCTCCACCAACTCGGCATCTCCCCGCAGGGGTTCCTCACCGACCCCGGGCAGGCGCTGCTCGTCCTGGTGGGGATCTCGCTGTGGAGCGGTACGGGCTTCTGCGTGGTCGTCTATCTCGCCGCGCTCCAGGACGTACCCGCCACCCTCATCGAGGCCGCCCGGCTCGACGGCGCCGGGCGGTGGCACCTGCTGCGCCATGTCACCCTGCCCACCCTCACCCCGGTCACCGTGTTCCTGCTGCTCTGGCAGGCCATCAACGCCCTCCAGGTCTTCGACCTGGTGTACGTGACGACCAAGGGCGGGCCCCTCGGCTCCACCACCGTGATCGTCTACTTCATCTGGGAGCAGGCGTTCAAGAACTTCACCGCCGGGTACGGGGCCGCCGCGGCCTACGCGCTGGCCCTGGCCCTGCTGGCGGCCGGCGGCGCCCTGCGGCTCGTCCGGGCCCGCGAGGACCGACGCCTCGAAGGAGCCGCACGATGA
- the xylA gene encoding xylose isomerase has translation MTERFTPTPADRFSFGLWTVGWQGRDPFGDATRPALDPVESVQRLGELGAYGVTFHDDDLIPFGASDTERESHIKRFRQALDATGVVASMVTTNLFTHPVFKDGGFTANDRDIRRFALRKVLRNIDLAAELGAKTFVAWGGREGAESGGAKDVRLALDRMKEAFDLLGDYVTEQGYDLRFAIEPKPNEPRGDILLPTVGHALAFIERLERPELFGVNPEVGHEQMAGLNFPHGVAQALWSGKLYHIDLNGQNGIKYDQDLRFGAGDLRAAFWLVDLLESAGWDGTRHFDFKPPRTEDFDGVWASAAGCMRNYLILKERAASFRADPLVQEALRASRLDQLAEPTAADGVTALLADRTAYEDFDADAAGARGMAFEQLDQLAMDHLLGAR, from the coding sequence ATGACGGAACGCTTCACTCCCACCCCCGCGGACAGGTTCAGCTTCGGTCTGTGGACCGTGGGCTGGCAGGGCAGGGACCCGTTCGGCGACGCCACCCGCCCGGCCCTGGACCCCGTCGAGTCCGTCCAGCGGCTCGGCGAGCTGGGCGCGTACGGAGTGACCTTCCACGACGACGACCTGATCCCGTTCGGCGCGTCCGACACCGAGCGCGAGTCGCACATCAAGCGCTTCCGGCAGGCCCTGGACGCGACCGGGGTCGTCGCCTCCATGGTCACCACCAACCTCTTCACCCACCCCGTCTTCAAGGACGGCGGCTTCACCGCGAACGACCGCGACATCCGCCGCTTCGCGCTGCGCAAGGTGCTGCGCAACATCGACCTCGCCGCCGAACTCGGCGCCAAGACCTTCGTCGCCTGGGGCGGCCGGGAGGGCGCCGAATCGGGCGGCGCCAAGGACGTACGCCTCGCGCTGGACCGGATGAAGGAGGCGTTCGACCTGCTCGGCGACTACGTCACGGAGCAGGGCTACGACCTCAGGTTCGCCATCGAGCCCAAGCCCAACGAGCCGCGCGGTGACATCCTGCTGCCGACCGTCGGCCACGCGCTGGCGTTCATCGAGCGGCTGGAGCGCCCCGAGCTGTTCGGGGTGAACCCGGAGGTCGGCCACGAGCAGATGGCCGGGCTCAACTTCCCGCACGGCGTCGCCCAGGCGCTCTGGTCGGGCAAGCTCTACCACATCGACCTCAACGGCCAGAACGGCATCAAGTACGACCAGGACCTGCGCTTCGGCGCCGGCGATCTGCGCGCCGCCTTCTGGCTGGTCGACCTGCTGGAGAGCGCGGGCTGGGACGGCACCCGGCACTTCGACTTCAAGCCGCCGCGCACCGAGGACTTCGACGGGGTCTGGGCCTCCGCCGCGGGCTGCATGCGCAACTACCTGATCCTCAAGGAGCGCGCCGCGTCCTTCCGCGCCGACCCGCTGGTCCAGGAGGCGCTGCGCGCCTCGCGCCTCGACCAGCTGGCCGAGCCCACCGCCGCCGACGGGGTCACCGCGCTGCTGGCGGACCGCACCGCCTACGAGGACTTCGACGCCGACGCGGCGGGCGCCCGCGGTATGGCGTTCGAGCAGCTCGACCAGCTCGCGATGGACCACCTGCTGGGCGCG
- a CDS encoding endo alpha-1,4 polygalactosaminidase, with protein MIINRVRSRRCLAAVAALATTVITPLLASSPASAEPVAEAAAAVTLPPAHAGFDYQIGGAYTPPSGVTVVSRDREAAPAAGLYNICYVNAFQVQPAEIGQWDADLLLRDANGNVIIDEDWDEAILDIGTAAKRTRIAAKVNGWIDGCAAKGFQAVEPDNYDSYERSQGKFNASAASAFITQLSSHAHDKGLAIAQKNTAELASSRVANGLDFAVAEECGQYNECGDYTKYFGNNVIVIEYTSAGLSRACAGWKNTLSIVRRDVDVSPAGSGKYLRQTC; from the coding sequence ATGATCATCAATCGTGTCCGGTCCCGTCGATGTCTCGCCGCGGTCGCGGCGCTCGCGACGACGGTGATCACCCCGCTGCTCGCGTCCTCCCCCGCGAGCGCGGAGCCGGTGGCCGAGGCCGCCGCGGCCGTCACCCTCCCGCCGGCGCACGCGGGATTCGACTACCAGATCGGCGGGGCCTACACCCCGCCCTCCGGTGTCACCGTCGTCAGCCGTGACCGCGAGGCCGCACCGGCGGCCGGCCTCTACAACATCTGCTACGTCAACGCCTTCCAGGTCCAGCCCGCCGAGATCGGCCAGTGGGACGCGGACCTCCTGCTGCGCGACGCCAACGGCAACGTCATCATCGACGAGGACTGGGACGAGGCCATCCTCGACATCGGCACCGCCGCCAAGCGCACCCGGATCGCCGCCAAGGTGAACGGCTGGATCGACGGCTGCGCCGCCAAGGGCTTCCAGGCCGTCGAGCCCGACAACTACGACAGCTACGAGCGCTCCCAGGGCAAGTTCAACGCGAGCGCCGCCTCGGCGTTCATCACCCAGCTCTCCTCGCACGCCCATGACAAGGGCCTGGCCATCGCCCAGAAGAACACCGCCGAGCTGGCCTCCTCGCGGGTGGCGAACGGGCTGGACTTCGCCGTCGCTGAGGAGTGCGGCCAGTACAACGAGTGCGGTGACTACACGAAGTACTTCGGCAACAACGTCATCGTCATCGAGTACACCTCGGCCGGTCTCTCCCGGGCCTGCGCGGGCTGGAAGAACACACTGAGCATCGTCCGCCGCGATGTGGACGTCTCGCCGGCCGGCAGCGGCAAGTACCTGCGCCAGACCTGCTGA